TATATTGAGGAATAATTCTATTGAAAACTAGTTGTATTTTGTTGTTTAACCTACTGCAATATCTTCTTGCTACCTAAAACAAATATCCACAAAATGTTGATGAAATCTTGAGCTTAACAACCCATTGTATATTTgttcaattatatttttgacTTCTTGTTCAAGTTGCGACACCACTTAGAAATAATTTTCTCCttgattttatcaaagttttcaGCTCGAATGGACAAACTAAGGATTCGAAGGTACCAGTCTTTAAAGAAACTCAAAATGGGAAACTATGGTTTCACTAGATTAACATTTTGTGGTTTTTATGTCATGTTCTTGAAGGGGACACTGGAACAATTGTCATGCAATAACATATTTTAGAGGATTCTTTGCTGAATACATTTTTTTGTGACAGCTTGATCCTATCTTTGTGAGTGCGGATGTCTTCTTGAAACAGATGCTAGTACAAGTGTTTTGCAACTACCtattttaaacaatttattGTAATGGTGTGAAACACATTTACTTTGCAACAGGGTGATAACTATGACCTACTTCATAGAAGCTACATTAGAAACACCTTGATGTATAGAAGCTACATTAGAAACACCTATATTTCTAACATAATGTTTCCAGCAATATTATTATTGGTATTAAATTGAGATCACATGTTATTTTCTGCATTGGAATCAAGCTGTGAAACATAATTCGCTTAAATCTAGTAATTGAAATCACGTACAAGTTGTTAGAGCATCTCAAACGGAACTAGAGAAGTGCATTTAAAGTGTGATGATGGATATCtgaaacttatcaaagttttctTGCGAGGTGTTGGTAATCTAGTTGCGCTAAAGATGCTGAAGTTTCATGTTAGAGTTTTTTTAGAGTTAATTAATAATTGAACTTTAGAAGGTTAATGCATCTAACGATTATTATGCGTCAAAAATTCAATTATTGTTTCAAGGACAAATGCACCCTAAGGTCCCATTTCATACTTTCAACCGAGTAGGCTACCTTATTGGTTGGTTCTAGCGTAGATCTTAGTTTTCCACATggcttcatttatataatttctTTTAGAACCAAGTCTTTAAAATGTAGAACACAATTTAGCATCGAATACAAATTTATTTGAGACGGAAAAAATGGGCATCTGAAAACAAGACATTTGCCTGGGATTGTTAGTAAGATGGAAAGAGtgtttgaaatttaaataaaaatgtatcgtccgattcttgaatttatttgagATGGATATGCCTGATATTGTTAATAATATGGAGAAAATGTTTGAAATTTAAGTAAAAAAGTATTGACTATTTCAAGAATCAATGCAGCATTTTGAATGCATTTCATATATTTTGGCTCAAAGCTTTTTTAATGTTTTCATAAGAAAAACGTCTTGGTCCTTTACTCTCAACTAGTTAATCAGTGGAGTTGGTCAATGAAGTGCAATCTAAAGGGCAAAGTTAATTTTTCACATCCTCGTGTTTTGTGAGAAACTATACTAGAAGGTAATGTTCTTCAAAAGGGACATGACATGTTGATATACCTGTATATTTCCTTTTTGATATCTTAACTCTCAAGTTACATAAGATTGAGTGACACTTAATGTTTGATATGCTAAGGTGCTTCGTGGTTTAGCAGAATCCGGATCCTGAAAGTTAGTATAGCATGCTAAGGTGCTTTGTGGTTTAGCACAATCTGAAATTCCGGATCCTGAAAGTTAGGTCAATCAGTCTTGAAGTATAAATATTGGGCACTTAATCTTCTATTAGTGTAGCATGCTAAGGTGCTTTGTACTTTAGAACTAACAGGATCCTGAAAGTTAGGTCAATCAGTGAATCTCATTTATTGTACGATGCATAGACTGACATATGATAGGTCAATCAGTGAATCTCATTTATTGTAAAATGCATAGACTGACATATGATACGTTTTTATTTTCTGACAATTATTCTGTTCTTAGTTCATCTCTGTGTTCTGATAACTGTGCCTGGTTTACATCCTTGAATTAGGTAACATTCCTAGATACATTCATCTGCTCTGGTTTTGTATACTTGATTGGTTTTTAAGATGATTACAATAAAATGTTTTCAGCTTACATATATTAGAATGCGGTATTGTCTAGGTTATACATTTGTGAATTTGAGTAAGGTCTTGTGATGTATTAATCTGCCCTGGTTTTGTATCCTTGATTGGaacttttaagaaaattaataGTGTGGTTCTAGCACATCAGCTGGATCAGAGCCGTGCAAGCTATCTGGGCCTCTTAGTGTGAGTTAGCTTTGTTgagagcttttaaaaaaaattagatgtcTACGGTCTTGTGTTATTCTAATGAGCCATAAGCTATTCCCGTTACTCTTAGAAATTGAAATGGCTTACTTAATTTGATTTGTAATACCTATGTTATTCTTATGAGTCACAAGCCATCTCGTTTCTCTTAGAAATTCAAATGGCTTACTTCATTTTATCTATGATACTTATCCACCGGGAGGAGGGAACTAGAAGTTAAGGTAAATAGTGTTCATTGTTCTGATGATAAAATTGTATGGTAACATGAGGTAACCAAAAATAATCGATTACTTGTGCCCTTCTAAAGTATGAAATATAACATAATCTGAAAAGCGGAAAATTGCacgaaaaagaaaatatatgcaTAGTGGGCAAAACATAGAAGTCTACATGCAAAAAGCTCAGGCATTCAAATAATTCTCATTTTCAATTTCACATTGTTCCTTCTTCATTGgttaaaaaaaacttattatTGTTTACCTCATCATTTGCGAAActtgtacattttttttttaaattcccGGCCATAGTTGTCAATAGCCCCCGCAGCCCTCGCTAGCATGGCCAAATGACACCACATCGCTACGCGCCATGGACTTTGCAATAGCGCTAGCTATCCTCGCTATTGGCACTATAGCGACAATCGCGATAGCTGAAAGATCTCGCTATTGGCACTATAGCGACAATCGCGATAGCTGAAAGAGCGCCGCTATTGCAAAGGGAATCTCATGCTTATTTTCTGTCCTTTTTTTTGTTTCTAATTTTGGTTTTTTTGGCATGTACTTAGTTAGGTGTTTGctagaaattatatttttctgcaTTTCTTGCTTTATTTTTGTATCTTCTATGATATTTCAatgaaaaaacttaaaataatttcagGTTTTAGTATTTTACATTAAAGTTGATGGAATATTATGTTGGATATTAAGATTTTTGAATTGATATTACTATAtgctatatattatatatttatatacttgTAGCGCTTTCCTTTCAAATAACCCTCGCTAAGCTATTCGATATACGCTATAGCCATGGACAACCTTTGCGCTACGGGGTGTTATGCACGATTGACAACTAGGTTCCCGGCTCTTGTGCAACTTCAAACTGATGTCTAAGAAAGGATAGCCCGGTTTGTATAGGTGTCTGACCCTCGCGGAGTCTTTTTTTgtaaggattttattttatatcttgaaCTATACTTTTCTGATAGGAGAAATAGGTCATGTTTGAGATTTTCCAAACTGAAGTCATGAGTTTCTGAAAGCCATGATCATGGTACCTGAGATGGCTACTTGAAAACATTTTCCCTATCATTAGTACGTCAAATTTATGTGTTAGCTTGAGTTTAAACTGTATGATGATTCTCATATATAGTTGTTCCAAGTAGATTTTAATCCACCCGAAACGTTGTGTATTATATCATTTTTGCTTGCATTAATTCACCTCCTGAATGCTCTATTCACCTCCTTGGTTAATGTGCCTCGTAATTAATTTCTATAGACGAGTATCTCATGGGACTAGAACTAATCTTGGTTATTTATCCAGCCTTACGGAAATCCTGCAGTCGTATCACAGTCGTGCTGAGAAGGAACCAATTTCATCTACAGGAGTTAGTGATAAACAGGTGCGAATAAAAATGCACTTCGCGAAGAGGACATCAACCCTGTCGTGTGTCCTATGTATGATAGCACCATGCACAAAATacatttgtgtattttgtttgAAGTGAATCTCCTGATAACCTTTACTATTTTCCGACATAAGGAATTTTGACGCTATTTGACTGTTTTTATACAGAAGGACTACATTGGGTTCTTTTAGATACACAGTAAAGGCAGAATGTGTCCCTGGAATTCTTGGTAACATTTAAAGTTCAACTTGTTTGACCATGGACTATACATCATCGAATATTCCATCCATGACAAGTAACATTTTGTATTACTCAAACTACCCTTGCTACCCTCAAAAAATATTGCCACTGACAATAGAACGTCCACTATAGCAATGCCAGTGTCATGACTTCTCCCTTTCTTTTCTGGATCTCTCATCTATCACCAGACTCTAAATCAGAATATTAGACTGAATATTTGATATGTCTTTTATTTTGTCAATAATCATTGTTCCGTAATCACTTCAAGAATGATAAGCAATAAACACTTTACAAATTTAACTCATGAACCATGCATCTGACTTTATTTAACTAGTAGTTGTATAAACTACTAAGGTAAAACCAATAAATGCATGGCTCTTCTTCTTGAGCTTTCAAGAGGAGTGGTCCCCTCTTTTTAAATTAAgcttaaagttttaaagataATGGATGTTGGCATGTTTGCATTGCAGGAGCAGTGCTCTAAATTTACAGGTTTCCTCACTAGTGGAGAGCTCCTTCAAATTGTGGAAAGGCAGTCATTTTATTCCTCTGCACATTTTCTTAATGTTCATAGACCCGTTGACTTGTTTTATACATGATGTTTGACTTCTCACAGGGAACTTGGGGAGCCATGCATTGATAAGCTTAGTGTGACTGACCTTGTGAATCTGGAGACTCAACTTCAAGCTGCACTTATACGAGCAAGATCGACAAAGGTTCACCTTTCACATTGTAGATTTTACTTACTATAGCATCTGCAAACATCATAATTTCCTTTTTCTGCTCCACATTGATTACTTTTTTAGTCAGTTTTACTACTTGTTTTCATCTCTCTATTTTACTTGTGAGATGAAATATCATAAATAAGATTAGAGTTTCTGGGTCAACCAGGTAGGGTGATGCAACACAAGTTTAAGGTTTTGGTTTTATATTTTCGACAAAGGTTTACCTTTCAAATTGAAGTTTTACTATAGCATCTGCAAACATTACAGTTTCCTTTTTCCAATCAATATTGATTACGTTTTTTGCAATTTTTACTACTTGTTTTCATTTCTCTTTTTTACTTGTGAGATGAAATATCATAAATAGGATTAAAGTTTGGGGTTCAACTAGGTAGGTTGATGCcacacaagtttaatgttttagttatattttcaagaattttatgtCTTTAAAGTGCATTAGATTTAAAATCTTTGTATTCTACCACGACATGGTAGTAATCTAATTTCCTTAGGATTAGTATATCATGCATTCTGTTTTTTGAGGGATAGTATTTTATGTATTCTGATTACATAAGAACTCTTGGTATTCTAAGAGTTGAGCAACATTAATATGTAACTTTCTTTAGCTACATCAGTGTTCTAAATGGTGGTCGAGACGGCCGCTTAGGCACCGCCTATGCATGAGGCGGGTGTTTTAGGCGGCCCAAGCTATACGGCGTTGGGGAGGTGGGTCGTGGCGGGTTGAGGCGGCTTGAGGCGGGTCGAGGCGGTTTGAGGCAACGAGCAGGGCGGTCGAGGCGGGGCAAGGCGGCGACTAGGCGGGCAAGGCGGCGAGCATGCGGGCAAGGCGGCGAGCATGCGGGCGAGTCAGTCAAAATTTTTAAGTTGTAGTTAACAATTTTAAAAACGTagtcaacaattttaaaaacctaGTCAAAGttaactaattttaaatatcaaaacctTAACATACCTcactttctttattttatttttggttttcaCTCTCAACTCTCAAGTCTCAACCACCACACACAATCTGCTGCCCGTCGCATTTTATTAATTGCACATTATctagatgatattatattttgtgtttaacattatttaaatgcacattttacataaaaatatgactatttgtgattatattgcatgattATCTATGattatctaaaaaaaaaaataattaaaaccgCCTAGGCACTGCCTGGGGACCGCCGAGGCGGTTGGAGGTCACCGACCGTCCCGCCACCGCCTCCCGCCATTTACAACCTTGAGCTACATTAATATATAACTTTCTTTAACTAACCGCATGATCCAAAGCTTGTTTGATTAAGGTAAATTTTTAAGAATGAAATTTTGTGTAAGATTACTTGCCTAGTTCTCCCATGAAACTAGTGGCTTACAAGTAGATTATAGGCAATTCCTAtaccaaaaaaatcaaaattgttGGCAAGAAATTGCATGGTGGATAAGTACAAGGAGGATTCTTATTGATTGAATGCTCGAGTCGATTTGTATGAGACGGAGGATCACTTAATTGTTCGTTATATTGGAGGTTTATAGTTGATTATTATTCAATTCCGACTGCTACTTCAAGGAGTTTGGACCGTGACGAACGTTGTTGATGTGGCGATGAAAGTGGAAAATAAAGTCAATGGATCCACTATGAGACCTCCTTATTGACTATCAACTTAGGAGGCTTTGTCCACTCCAAAGATCCAAAGGGACCTACAACTTTTCTTAGCAACGAAGACCCTGGTAATGACACCCATTCGACACAAAATCTAATGCCTAATCAGAATGGAACTTCAGCTCCTATTCGATCTAATACTCTGGATCGAAATCAGCAACCACAACGAATCAATAATGACCCTTATGCATGTCCTGCTCTTGGGAAATGTTTTTTGTTGCTACCAACTGGGTCAtctatcaaataatttttcacaGTCTCAATTATGTAGAAGATAGTGGTGACAATGAGACAGTCTCTTAATTATGCAGAAGACAGTCATATCTTAAGAAGATATTTATGAGTGGTTCCGAATTGATGTGGGCAGAGTGGAAGAATGTATTGTTCAACGTTTCTTACTAACCCGTGAGTGTTTCCAAAGTTTTGACAAAGACGCTTAATTTTCGCTAAGGGCTGGAAGTTTTTGAGAGGCTTCATTGTTAATTGGTTAATTTTATAAGAATGAGCTTTTATATGATATGGTGGATATGGATGTTTGTCATTTCCCATTGGGAAGGCCGTGGCATTATGATGCTTTTGTCTTTTGGCGGTTCGATGATAAGATTGTCTTGATGCTACAATCTCAATTGTTCAACATCAATTAGTTACTAAGAAAGATAAACCGGTGTTTTATCAACTTAACTTACTTTGCTGCAGCGAGATTTTTAATGAGGGAAGTTTGGTGATGCAGTGTTTATGCAAGAACAGATTTCTAGCCGGCAAGTGCAGTAAGCTGAAGAACAAGAAAATTGGTCATTAGAACTAATATTAGTACTCTGTTTAGTATCTTGGTTGTATTAAAAATACATTCGTGCGAGACTTGGTGACCAgcaattttttaatttgttgtCTTTGTCCAACTTTCTAAAATTTTATTGCTTGTTATGACTTTTTTCTCGTCTCTCCTCTTTTTATTATTCATTTAGTTATATAGCATAAATTGGCACAGTATCttcacacacatatataatatatatacgcAGACCATTAAATGTGTTgataatcatttatttaattcacgCAGACCCGTTTGATGCTGGATTCGATATCAAGTCTTAATGAACAGGTATTCTGCCATCTATTTTCCATTCCATCACTGTTTGTAGGACTTCGCCACTAAATATTCTACTTTAAGAGTTCAAAAACTCTAGTCACAAACTAGATGAGTGATCCTCGTATTAGCTTTCTTGATTCAGAAGCAGATATTCTTCACCTTGTTACCATAGACTCAAATCCCTTCTCCTGGCATACAAACTTTCTTCTCAACTATAATCCGCTTAATTGGAAGTTTTTGGATGGCAGCGTTATAGTTATTTTAGTCAATTAACAAGAAAACCAGACAAGCTTCATCTAGTTTGACTTCCTAGTAATTTTGTCTCCTAACTTGAGCTCATCTCCTGCAGCAGTCATTTGAGAACCCATATCTAGAGATTCTATCCATGAAACGCCTATCTAAATGCTGTAAAACACTTCACCGTCCTGCTAAATTGCTTATAGCTTTCATTAGCACTGTATCTGAAGCTCGTCGATTATAATCTTGAGCCATTCAAATTAAAGCTCCTCCAGTTGGCGCAAGTATAATGTTCGTCTAAAATGACTTGACTGGAGCATTCAGAGATGAAGTTCATGGTTTGAATTCAATGAACCCCGCGTCTCGAACAAAATTTACACATATAAAAGATACAcgagaaaaatatatataacagATGAAAGTATTTGTGTTGCTACTTACCTGGTCCCCCCTGTATGAGCAGGAAAAGATGCTGGCTGAAGATAATAAGCAGATGGAGGAAAAGGTGATATGAGCCCGAGACTTGCCATGGCTTTATCAATGCATTTTATTTGAATGAACAAGAGATTAGTTTTGGACATAAAATACAAACAGAAGAGCAAAATAACATAACCTTGGAATCCATTTTATGTACAGATTGTTGGAACTAAGAACAGCAATGCAATGAAGATGATAGATCTCAACGTGGTTGCTGACAGCCAAACAACGGGAGCACAACAGCATCATTTGGTTGGGTTCCTCTAAGATCGAGCAAGCCTCCGACATTTCGTTATCCGGTGTGGAGACATTATGTGATGTTGTATTTattaaatacataataaatACGCAGCAGAAGTATTCAGTTGTTCGATTGATGACTCGAGTGGTTTCGTGTTTATATAGTTGCTTCACGGTGAAGACACCCCCCCTCATTGGTGGAGCCGGAGGAGTCCTCGGAAGGGTACGTTGATAGATCATACACTTCTCTCGTTTTATCCCGTTCTAA
This window of the Primulina tabacum isolate GXHZ01 chromosome 4, ASM2559414v2, whole genome shotgun sequence genome carries:
- the LOC142542122 gene encoding agamous-like MADS-box protein AGL27 encodes the protein MGRRKLEIKRIEDKSARQVTFSKRRNGLLKKAKELSVLCDVDVGVIIFSCRGKLYHYSSTKSLTEILQSYHSRAEKEPISSTGVSDKQEQCSKFTGFLTSGELLQIVERELGEPCIDKLSVTDLVNLETQLQAALIRARSTKTRLMLDSISSLNEQEKMLAEDNKQMEEKIVGTKNSNAMKMIDLNVVADSQTTGAQQHHLVGFL